The following are encoded in a window of Methanoculleus sp. SDB genomic DNA:
- a CDS encoding radical SAM protein — translation MGFQYLFGPVPSRRLGVSLGIDLVPFKTCSFNCIFCECGPTTDLTTERKEYVPTDDVIRELDTFLASHPHLDFITFSGSGEPTLHTGIGAIARHVKERFPGYRLALLTNSSLLSDAKVRNDILDIDVVIPSLNAVSERVFRKINRSHPSLSPDQITDGLIAFRSEYSGAIWLEIFIIPGLNDTPGELDLLKAALRKIRPDKVQLNTLDRPGVVDWVNPSPASDMERIARHLDYPGVEIITGAESRSEIPCFSADVLETILRTIRRRPCTMQDLARITGLHPDEITKYTGILRERNLILEKREERGIFYTCAP, via the coding sequence ATGGGATTTCAGTACCTCTTCGGTCCGGTCCCGTCGCGCAGGCTCGGTGTTTCGCTCGGCATTGATCTGGTACCCTTCAAAACCTGCAGTTTCAACTGTATCTTCTGCGAATGCGGACCGACGACGGACCTTACGACGGAACGGAAGGAATATGTCCCGACGGATGATGTCATACGGGAACTCGACACGTTTCTCGCCTCGCACCCGCATCTTGATTTCATTACCTTTTCCGGTTCGGGAGAACCGACGCTCCATACGGGAATCGGGGCAATTGCTCGACATGTAAAGGAACGTTTCCCCGGGTACCGGCTGGCACTCCTTACAAATTCGAGCCTGCTTTCCGATGCGAAGGTCAGGAACGACATACTCGATATCGATGTCGTCATCCCCTCCCTCAATGCGGTTTCGGAACGAGTCTTCCGAAAGATAAACCGGTCGCACCCGTCTCTCTCACCGGACCAGATTACCGATGGCCTGATCGCATTCAGAAGCGAATATTCCGGTGCAATCTGGCTTGAAATCTTCATCATCCCGGGCCTCAACGACACTCCCGGAGAACTGGATCTGCTGAAGGCCGCCCTACGGAAGATACGGCCCGATAAGGTTCAGCTCAATACCCTTGACCGTCCCGGCGTCGTCGACTGGGTCAACCCGTCACCGGCGTCCGACATGGAGCGGATTGCACGGCATCTCGATTACCCCGGTGTCGAGATCATCACGGGTGCGGAGTCACGCTCGGAGATTCCCTGTTTTTCAGCCGACGTCCTTGAGACGATTCTCCGGACGATCAGGAGACGGCCCTGTACGATGCAGGATCTGGCCCGGATCACCGGCCTTCATCCCGATGAAATCACGAAATACACCGGTATCCTGCGGGAAAGAAATCTTATTCTGGAAAAAAGGGAAGAAAGAGGTATATTTTATACCTGTGCCCCATGA